The genomic window AGTGGCTTGAACCGGCCTGACGTATCTCTCAGAAGCGGCTGTCTGATCCGATCCGGGTTGTACAGTCCCTGCAGCGAGGCCTGGCCACGGGCACAGAGCCGACCTCTGTTCACCGGATGATCCGGGTTCCCTTCGACCTTTACGGCGCGCCCCTCCAGGGTCTTGACAAGCATCCCGCATCCGGCAGGACATTCCCGGCAGACAGTGGCATACCACGTGGCCTGGCCCGGGATGATCTCCTCCACGGGAATCAGATATGGGATCAGCCTCTCAGGGGCCTGACTGGAGCAGCCCGTGAGGGTCGCCGCCCCGCCGATCCCGAGCAGCTTGAAGAAGTTGCGTCTATTCACTCTTTTTTCCGGTCTTTTTGCTCATCGCTGACCGCTGATAGCTGCCTTACTTATGACACGTCACACAGTCGATGCTCGTCTGCCGGTCGCGATGGCAGCCCAGACATCGATCCATCGTCAGGTCCACTGCTCTGTAGACGCGATCCATCTTCCCAATCGGGCCGTGGCAATCCTCACAGGCAACGTGAGCCCGGACGTGCGCCACATGCGAGAACGCCACAAAATCCGGCTGGCCGAAAATCTTCACCCAGGGGATCGGCTCCTGCCGATCCCAATACCCCTTGAGCTTCCGGACGTCAGGCTTATCGGCAGCGGTAATCTTGTGGCATCCCATGCAGAGTTGAACGGATGGGATCCCCGCAACACGGGACCGGCGGGCATTGGCGTGGCAGTACAAACAACGGATCTGATAGTCCCCGGCGTGGATCTTGTGACTGAAATCGACAGGCTGCGCAGGCGCTTTCTTCCGCGAACGAAAGAAAGCTAATCCGGAAATGGTGATAAAAATCACAAGCGTAAGCAGAATAATAACCATCCGCTTTACCAGCTCTCGCCCCCTTCCTCTTTTCGGGCCCGTTGCATAGAGGTGCCGTTCCGGGGAGTCAGCTCACCAGACTCGAATGCCTGGTGAAAGGCTGCCAACGACCAAGCTGATGAGTGACTGTTAGGCTGCGAGAAGGGGGAGACAGCCCCGTAGGTGTCTCCCCCTTCACTCCCAATGTCTATGCCATGTTGCATCGTTCTCCGTCTCAATTGGAGGAACAACTGTTCCGCTAGAAATTGATTCCGACATAACCCCCAGTAGTGAAGTGGCTGAGTCGTTCGTCCGGGATGTCAGGACCCCAGTAGTAGCGGAAGTCCACACCGAGGCTAAGCCGATTGTTCCAGAACAGTCGCTCAATTCCTGCTCCGGTGGTCCCACCAACGCTGATATTCGTGACGGCCTTTGATACCGGGGTGTTCACGTTAAAGGTGAGGCCAACGGGAATAATCCAGGGCCTGATCGAGGCCAACGAGGGCCAAATCGAGCCCAGGGTATCGATTCGATATTTGGGGGCGATAGCGACAGTCAGGATGTTTTCCAGTCCCCTTCCCACCGCGAGTTGCTTCCCGGGGGCTCCTGGTTCCACTTGGGCAGGCGAATCGCCGGTGGTGTGCTGGGACTGGACATACTCGACCATTATCTCTCCAAGAAGGGGGT from Candidatus Methylomirabilota bacterium includes these protein-coding regions:
- a CDS encoding cytochrome c3 family protein, whose product is MVIILLTLVIFITISGLAFFRSRKKAPAQPVDFSHKIHAGDYQIRCLYCHANARRSRVAGIPSVQLCMGCHKITAADKPDVRKLKGYWDRQEPIPWVKIFGQPDFVAFSHVAHVRAHVACEDCHGPIGKMDRVYRAVDLTMDRCLGCHRDRQTSIDCVTCHK